The Castor canadensis chromosome X, mCasCan1.hap1v2, whole genome shotgun sequence genome includes a region encoding these proteins:
- the Rab9b gene encoding ras-related protein Rab-9B encodes MSGKSLLLKVILLGDGGVGKSSLMNRYVTNKFDSQAFHTIGVEFLNRDLEVDGRFVTLQIWDTAGQERFKSLRTPFYRGADCCLLTFSVDDRQSFENLGNWQKEFIYYADVKDPEHFPFVVLGNKVDKEDRQVTTEEAQAWCMENGDYPYLETSAKDDTNVTVAFEEAVRQVLAVEEQLEHCMLGHTIDLNSGSKAGSSCC; translated from the coding sequence ATGAGTGGGAAATCCCTGCTCTTAAAGGTCATTCTCTTGGGTGATGGTGGAGTTGGGAAAAGCTCACTTATGAACCGTTATGTAACCAATAAGTTCGATTCCCAGGCTTTTCACACCATAGGTGTAGAGTTCTTAAATCGAGATCTGGAGGTAGATGGACGCTTTGTAACCCTCCAGATCTGGGACACTGCAGGGCAGGAACGTTTCAAGAGCCTTAGGACACCCTTCTACAGGGGAGCAGACTGCTGCCTCTTGACCTTCAGTGTGGATGATCGTCAGAGCTTCGAGAACCTTGGTAACTGGCAAAAAGAATTCATCTACTATGCAGATGTGAAGGACCCTGAGCATTTTCCCTTTGTAGTTCTGGGTAACAAGGTAGACAAAGAGGATAGGCAAGTGACTACTGAGGAGGCACAAGCCTGGTGCATGGAGAATGGGGATTACCCTTATCTAGAAACAAGTGCCAAAGATGATACTAATGTGACAGTGGCCTTTGAAGAAGCTGTCAGACAGGTGTTGGCTGTAGAGGAACAGTTAGAGCATTGCATGTTAGGTCACACCATTGACTTGAATAGTGGCTCCAAAGCAGGTTCTTCATGCTGTTAA